Proteins from a genomic interval of Channa argus isolate prfri chromosome 11, Channa argus male v1.0, whole genome shotgun sequence:
- the c11h9orf78 gene encoding splicing factor C9orf78 homolog → MPCGKHFRRRQDSSDEEEDNITEEVRSKLAEAKELQSLRRRQNGISVTALLVGEKLPQEDEIDNDPFKLKTGGVVDMKKVKDRNRDMTEDETELNLGTSFSAETNRRDEDADMMKYIETELKKKKGLVEAEEQKVKVKNAEDHLYELPESIRVNSAKKTEEMLSNQMLSGIPEVDLGIDAKIKNIIQTEEAKAKLLAEQRNKKKDNGTSFVPTNIAVNYVQHNRFYHEDVNAPQRHHRHREEPKARPLRVGDTEKPGPEASSPPNYRKRPNNEKATDDYHYEKFKKMNRRY, encoded by the exons ATGCCGTGTGGTAAACATTTTCGGAGAAGGCAGGACTCAtcagatgaagaggaggataATATAACAGAAGAAGTCCG ATCAAAACTAGCAGAGGCCAAAGAGCTTCAGAGTTTGCGGCGGCGACAGAATGGAATCAG TGTGACCGCCTTGTTGGTTGGAGAGAAACTGCCACAAGAAGATGAAATTGAT AATGATCCTTTTAAACTGAAGACTGGAGGGGTTGTAGATATGAAGAAAGTTAAAGACAGGAATAGGGATAT GACAGAGGACGAAACAGAGCTCAACTTGGGCACCTCTTTCTCAGCTGAAACTAATAGAAGAGACGAGGACGCGGACAT GATGAAATATATTGAGACagagttgaaaaagaaaaagggctTAGTGGAGGCTGAGGAACAAAAAGTTAAGGTGAAGAATGCAGAGGACCACCTGTACGAGCTGCCTGAGAGCATCCGAGTCAACTCTGccaaaaagacagaagagatgTTATCCAATCAAATGCTGAGCGGCATCCCAGAAGTGGATTTGGGCATTGA TGCaaagataaaaaacattattcagaCAGAGGAGGCAAAAGCCAAGCTTCTGGCAgaacaaagaaacaagaaaaaagacaatggCACATCTTTTGTACCCACAAACATCGCTGTCAACTACGTCCAACACAACCGCT TTTATCATGAGGATGTAAATGCACCACAGAGGCACCATAGACATAGAGAGGAGCCCAAGGCAAGACCGCTTCGTGTGGGTGACACAGAGAAACCAGGTCCAGAGG CATCGTCGCCACCCAACTACCGCAAACGTCCAAACAACGAAAAGGCTACTGATGATTATCATTATGAGAAATTCAAGAAGATGAATCGAAGATAttga